In Leisingera methylohalidivorans DSM 14336, a single genomic region encodes these proteins:
- a CDS encoding DUF2794 domain-containing protein, protein MSFDQVQPFPGSSYPQQVAFDRRELSVIMTLYGRMVAAGEWRDYGIACLRDLAVFSVFRRTAEHPLYRIEKRPKLRQRQGQYSVVGMDGHILKRGADLKTVLRVLERKLIRSVD, encoded by the coding sequence ATGAGCTTTGATCAGGTGCAGCCTTTTCCCGGATCTTCCTACCCTCAGCAAGTCGCGTTTGACCGGCGGGAACTGTCGGTCATTATGACGTTGTACGGCCGCATGGTCGCGGCGGGGGAATGGCGCGATTACGGGATTGCCTGCCTGCGTGATCTGGCAGTTTTTTCCGTCTTCCGGCGCACCGCAGAGCATCCGCTATACCGGATCGAAAAGCGTCCCAAGCTGCGGCAACGGCAGGGGCAGTATTCGGTGGTGGGCATGGACGGGCACATCCTGAAGCGCGGGGCGGATCTGAAAACCGTTCTGCGGGTGCTGGAGCGCAAGCTGATCCGGTCTGTGGACTGA
- a CDS encoding ArsR/SmtB family transcription factor has translation MITPRFDILGQAISDASRTQMLCELMEGRAYTNKELAAAAGVTPQTASAHLRLLQDAGLVVAEKRGRCVYHRLAGPEVAHALEQLAAIAPADSLHRAQQRKAGDLAQVRSCYDHLAGPLAVAMTRALLDRGMLREEHGAFCAVPAGEWLKLGVVLPEKPGRQPFARPCLDWTERKLHVAGPLGRLMLDHALDSGWVRRRRHKRGLVLTTPGARALEQILGLSCGGLVAA, from the coding sequence ATGATCACACCGCGTTTCGACATTCTGGGCCAGGCCATCAGCGACGCCAGCCGCACGCAGATGCTGTGCGAGCTGATGGAGGGGCGCGCCTATACCAACAAGGAGCTGGCGGCGGCTGCCGGGGTGACGCCGCAGACCGCCTCGGCGCATTTGCGGCTGCTGCAGGATGCCGGGCTGGTGGTGGCCGAAAAGCGCGGCCGCTGTGTCTATCACCGGCTGGCCGGGCCGGAGGTGGCGCATGCGCTGGAGCAGCTGGCGGCGATTGCGCCCGCAGACAGCCTGCACCGGGCGCAGCAGCGCAAGGCGGGGGATCTGGCACAGGTGCGCAGCTGCTATGACCATCTGGCCGGGCCTTTGGCTGTGGCGATGACCCGGGCGCTTCTGGACCGCGGGATGCTGCGGGAGGAACACGGCGCCTTTTGCGCTGTTCCGGCCGGCGAATGGCTGAAGCTTGGGGTTGTTCTGCCTGAGAAACCGGGCCGCCAGCCCTTTGCCCGGCCCTGTCTGGACTGGACCGAGCGCAAGCTGCATGTGGCGGGGCCGCTGGGGCGGCTGATGCTGGATCACGCCCTGGACAGCGGCTGGGTCAGGCGCCGCCGGCACAAGCGCGGATTGGTGCTGACGACGCCTGGCGCACGCGCGCTGGAGCAGATTCTGGGCCTCAGCTGCGGCGGGCTGGTGGCGGCCTGA
- a CDS encoding Y-family DNA polymerase — protein MPHRRILSLWFPRLGAERIMRAERGGIAGPLAVAGEVSNTQVISALNTAASAEGLQPGQPLRDAHAMCAGLVVRPRNRAAEAAFLAALRRWAGKFSPWVAEAGEDGLTIDLTGCAHLFGSEAALMETAGQDCAEMGLSVQMGLADTLGAAWALARYAGEDAAPDRSGDAIDQEARATRSRAQKRSPRQSAKRRHWTRGGAAPQLQAPPPEPGRIAGAGQAYGALGPLPVAALRLDGATVAQLNRLGLRRIGDLLGQPRAGLARRFGRGLVLRLDQAMGSAPEPVSPARSPDHFAVRLTLPEPIGLMEDLLAGIDRMLPRLCARLETRGKGARVLRLEAHRCDQEMEAVTLGLARASREPDRIRPLLEMKLEQIDAGYGIDMLRLEVLQAEAIHARTPAGHMQAGAAARARQEDGAALEDLIGRLGARLGLEAITRYHPAESHIPEKTFTVQAAAWSEPAAGAWPQPPRPRPLLLWRPELVTAPERPEVPERFRWRARDWELAGAEGPERIAPEWWLEDPEWRSGVRDYWVVATRSGERLWLFFAHGGALSPGWFCHGSFA, from the coding sequence ATGCCCCATCGCCGCATCTTATCGCTTTGGTTTCCGCGCCTTGGCGCCGAACGTATCATGCGGGCAGAGCGCGGCGGCATTGCCGGGCCGCTGGCTGTTGCCGGGGAAGTGTCCAACACCCAGGTTATTTCTGCGTTAAACACGGCGGCTTCGGCGGAAGGTTTGCAGCCGGGCCAGCCGCTGCGCGATGCCCATGCGATGTGTGCGGGCCTGGTGGTGCGGCCGCGCAACCGGGCGGCTGAGGCGGCGTTCCTGGCCGCTCTCAGGCGCTGGGCCGGCAAGTTCAGCCCCTGGGTGGCTGAGGCCGGGGAGGACGGGCTGACCATCGACCTTACCGGCTGCGCGCATCTGTTCGGCAGCGAGGCGGCGCTGATGGAGACGGCGGGGCAGGACTGCGCAGAGATGGGCCTGAGCGTGCAGATGGGGCTGGCGGATACCCTGGGCGCGGCCTGGGCGCTGGCGCGCTACGCGGGCGAGGACGCCGCGCCGGACCGCTCGGGCGATGCCATCGACCAGGAGGCCCGGGCGACCCGGTCCCGGGCCCAGAAGCGCAGCCCGCGGCAAAGCGCCAAACGCCGCCACTGGACCCGCGGCGGTGCGGCGCCGCAGCTGCAGGCGCCGCCGCCGGAGCCGGGGCGGATTGCCGGAGCCGGGCAGGCTTACGGCGCGCTTGGGCCGCTGCCGGTGGCGGCTTTGCGGCTGGACGGCGCCACGGTGGCGCAGCTGAACCGGCTTGGCCTCAGGCGGATCGGCGATCTGCTGGGGCAGCCGCGGGCCGGCCTGGCGCGCCGGTTCGGCCGCGGGCTGGTCTTGCGGCTGGATCAGGCGATGGGCAGCGCGCCGGAGCCGGTCTCGCCCGCGCGCAGCCCGGATCATTTTGCGGTGCGGCTGACCCTGCCGGAGCCGATCGGGCTGATGGAGGATCTGCTGGCGGGGATCGACCGGATGCTGCCGCGGCTGTGTGCCCGGCTGGAGACGCGCGGCAAGGGCGCGCGGGTGCTGCGGCTGGAGGCGCACCGCTGCGACCAGGAGATGGAGGCCGTGACCCTGGGCCTGGCCCGTGCCAGCCGCGAGCCGGACCGCATCCGGCCGCTGTTGGAGATGAAGCTGGAGCAGATCGATGCGGGCTATGGCATCGACATGCTGCGGCTGGAGGTGCTGCAGGCCGAAGCGATCCACGCCCGCACCCCCGCGGGCCATATGCAGGCGGGGGCCGCGGCGCGGGCACGGCAGGAGGATGGCGCGGCGCTGGAGGATCTGATCGGCCGCCTGGGCGCGCGGCTGGGGCTGGAGGCGATCACCCGGTATCACCCGGCAGAGAGCCATATTCCGGAAAAGACCTTTACCGTGCAGGCGGCAGCCTGGTCGGAACCTGCGGCGGGCGCGTGGCCGCAGCCGCCGCGGCCGCGGCCGCTGCTGCTCTGGCGGCCCGAGCTGGTCACCGCGCCGGAGCGGCCTGAGGTGCCGGAGCGTTTCCGCTGGCGGGCGCGCGACTGGGAGCTGGCCGGGGCCGAAGGGCCGGAGCGGATTGCGCCGGAATGGTGGCTGGAGGACCCGGAGTGGCGCAGCGGCGTGCGCGATTACTGGGTGGTGGCGACCCGAAGCGGCGAACGGCTGTGGCTGTTCTTTGCCCATGGCGGCGCGCTGTCGCCGGGCTGGTTCTGCCATGGGTCGTTTGCGTGA
- a CDS encoding c-type cytochrome: protein MSIRLFKTIAFMAILAALAIGTTAPVTARDGDSNHVTRRMALMTSQKAAMDVLTGMMAGRSSFDRDRARAARRQLIRSTGTIRKHFKKARMDPRSHARPSIWHAWKDFKARADTAEAAARNLSTRSLPALRRTLPSLMQSCLSCHETYRNTPNSFTTH, encoded by the coding sequence ATGAGCATCCGCCTGTTCAAAACCATTGCCTTCATGGCGATCCTCGCAGCGCTTGCCATTGGCACCACCGCTCCGGTCACAGCCAGGGACGGCGACAGCAACCACGTGACGCGCAGAATGGCCCTGATGACCTCGCAAAAGGCAGCAATGGATGTGCTGACCGGCATGATGGCCGGGCGCAGCTCTTTCGACCGGGACAGGGCCCGCGCGGCGCGGCGGCAGCTGATCAGATCCACCGGCACGATCCGCAAGCATTTCAAGAAGGCCCGGATGGATCCGCGTTCCCATGCGCGGCCCTCGATCTGGCACGCCTGGAAAGATTTCAAAGCCCGCGCAGACACCGCCGAGGCAGCAGCCCGCAACCTCAGCACCCGGTCCCTGCCCGCCCTGCGCCGCACCCTGCCCAGCCTGATGCAAAGCTGCCTCAGCTGCCACGAGACCTACCGCAACACGCCCAACAGCTTCACCACGCACTGA
- a CDS encoding TetR/AcrR family transcriptional regulator yields MNQQASVLRTGRKFDQVLAGAREVFLADGFEGASVDNIAKAAGVSKATLYSYFPDKRVLFMEVVRSVCGQQADSGPDLAAGDCGPRGVLRLAAEHVHGVLIGGLSLQLFRIFVAEADRFPELGPMFYESGPMVLHGQIRDYLEGAAERGELAIQDADLAAAQFIELCKADVFLRFLFNIDDDFTEAERERVIAGAIETFMARFGT; encoded by the coding sequence ATGAACCAGCAAGCCAGCGTCCTGCGCACCGGCCGGAAATTCGATCAGGTCCTGGCAGGGGCCCGCGAGGTTTTCCTGGCTGACGGGTTCGAGGGGGCGAGCGTCGACAATATTGCCAAGGCGGCGGGCGTGTCCAAGGCGACGCTGTACAGTTATTTCCCAGACAAACGGGTGCTGTTCATGGAGGTGGTGCGTTCGGTCTGCGGGCAGCAGGCGGACAGCGGGCCGGACCTGGCAGCAGGCGATTGCGGCCCGCGCGGCGTGCTGCGGCTGGCGGCGGAACATGTTCACGGCGTTCTGATCGGGGGGCTCAGCCTGCAGCTGTTCCGCATCTTTGTGGCCGAGGCCGACCGCTTCCCTGAACTGGGGCCGATGTTTTATGAAAGCGGCCCGATGGTGCTGCACGGGCAGATCCGCGATTACCTGGAGGGCGCCGCAGAGCGGGGCGAGCTGGCTATTCAGGATGCCGACCTGGCCGCCGCGCAGTTCATCGAGCTGTGCAAGGCGGATGTTTTCCTGCGGTTCCTGTTCAACATCGACGATGATTTCACCGAGGCCGAACGCGAGCGGGTGATCGCCGGGGCAATCGAGACCTTCATGGCGCGGTTCGGCACCTGA
- the mbfA gene encoding iron exporter MbfA, which yields MRFFTQRKRFAELTGQEVLALAIASEEDDARIYRGYAERLRAEYPASAAMFDGMAAEEDEHRAQLIDLHQARFGPAIPLIRREHVAGYYARRPVWLMENLSLDRIRGEARAMERDAERFYTAAAARTRDAATRRLLGDLAAAEAGHQARAGELQDTHLDTGTREDEDRAAHRQFVLTWVQPGLAGLMDGSVSTLAPIFATAFATQDTWTTFLVGMAASVGAGISMGFTEAASDDGELSGRGSPLKRGLASGVMTTLGGLGHALPYLIPDFWTATTLALLIVFVELWAIAWIQNRFMQTPFWRAAMQVVLGGALVLGAGALIGSG from the coding sequence ATGCGATTTTTCACCCAGCGCAAGCGCTTTGCAGAGCTGACCGGGCAAGAGGTTCTGGCCCTGGCAATCGCTTCAGAGGAAGATGATGCGCGGATCTACCGCGGCTATGCGGAACGGCTGCGCGCCGAATATCCCGCGTCGGCGGCAATGTTCGACGGCATGGCGGCGGAAGAAGACGAGCACCGCGCCCAGCTGATCGACCTGCACCAGGCACGGTTCGGACCGGCAATTCCGCTGATCCGGCGCGAGCATGTGGCGGGTTACTATGCCCGCCGCCCTGTCTGGCTGATGGAAAACCTCAGCCTGGACCGGATCCGCGGCGAAGCCCGCGCGATGGAGCGCGACGCCGAACGATTCTACACCGCCGCCGCCGCCCGCACCCGGGATGCCGCCACCCGCAGGCTGCTCGGCGATCTGGCCGCGGCCGAGGCCGGGCATCAGGCGCGCGCAGGCGAATTGCAGGACACGCATCTGGACACCGGCACCCGCGAGGATGAGGACCGCGCCGCCCACCGCCAGTTCGTGCTGACCTGGGTGCAGCCGGGGCTGGCCGGGCTGATGGACGGCTCGGTTTCCACCCTGGCGCCGATCTTTGCCACCGCCTTTGCCACCCAGGACACCTGGACCACGTTTCTGGTCGGCATGGCGGCCTCGGTCGGGGCCGGCATCTCGATGGGTTTCACCGAGGCGGCCTCGGACGACGGCGAACTCTCGGGCCGCGGCTCACCTCTGAAACGCGGCCTGGCCTCGGGCGTGATGACCACCCTCGGCGGCCTCGGCCACGCCCTGCCCTATCTGATTCCGGACTTCTGGACCGCCACCACCCTCGCCCTGCTGATTGTCTTCGTGGAACTTTGGGCGATTGCCTGGATCCAGAACCGCTTCATGCAAACCCCGTTCTGGCGCGCCGCAATGCAGGTTGTGCTCGGCGGTGCCCTGGTGCTGGGGGCGGGCGCGCTGATCGGCAGCGGCTGA
- a CDS encoding AEC family transporter, whose protein sequence is MAEIFFRTLPFFAIIGLGYWAGRSRFFTEDATAYLTRFVFYFPLSAMIFGFAANLSFAEIFDPALILGYLSGTLAVYLLVTAVAWVRGLDMPTAAVEAQCAAIGNVGFLGLPMMAILFGPASAAPMMVVLSVDLVVFSSLIVILINTGRGQGQGSGMRLGTLKLVGLGLLKNPMILSICAGLAWSASAWPIPAPANDFLTILGGAATPGALFAIGASLASKSAERVQVSGWLSFAKLVLHPACVAAAVLWLIPAAPFSAAVAIAAASLPVAGNVYMLAQHYGVAPQRASAAILISTVLSIVTVPAVIAWVS, encoded by the coding sequence ATGGCCGAAATCTTCTTCCGCACCCTTCCCTTCTTCGCAATCATCGGCCTTGGCTATTGGGCCGGGCGCAGCCGCTTCTTCACCGAGGACGCCACCGCCTATCTCACCCGCTTCGTGTTCTACTTCCCGCTGTCGGCGATGATCTTCGGCTTTGCCGCCAACCTGTCCTTTGCCGAGATCTTCGATCCTGCCCTGATTCTCGGCTACTTGTCCGGCACCCTGGCGGTCTACCTGCTGGTGACAGCCGTGGCCTGGGTCCGCGGGTTGGACATGCCCACCGCAGCGGTGGAGGCGCAATGCGCCGCGATCGGCAATGTCGGTTTCCTGGGGCTGCCGATGATGGCGATCCTGTTCGGGCCGGCCTCCGCGGCGCCGATGATGGTGGTGCTGAGCGTCGATCTGGTGGTGTTCTCCTCGCTGATCGTCATTCTGATCAACACCGGCCGCGGCCAGGGCCAAGGATCGGGAATGCGGCTGGGCACGCTGAAACTGGTGGGGCTGGGCCTGCTGAAGAACCCGATGATCCTGTCGATCTGCGCAGGCCTTGCCTGGTCGGCGTCTGCCTGGCCGATCCCCGCGCCCGCAAACGACTTTCTCACCATCCTCGGCGGCGCCGCCACCCCCGGCGCGCTGTTTGCCATCGGCGCCTCGCTGGCCTCGAAATCTGCCGAAAGGGTCCAGGTTTCCGGCTGGCTCAGCTTTGCCAAGCTGGTGCTGCACCCGGCCTGCGTCGCCGCCGCCGTGCTGTGGCTGATCCCCGCCGCGCCGTTCTCCGCCGCGGTGGCCATCGCCGCCGCATCGCTGCCGGTGGCGGGCAATGTCTACATGCTGGCGCAGCATTACGGCGTTGCACCGCAGCGGGCCTCTGCCGCCATCCTGATCTCGACCGTGCTGTCGATCGTCACCGTGCCTGCGGTGATCGCCTGGGTCTCCTGA
- the fghA gene encoding S-formylglutathione hydrolase has product METVSENRAFGGTQGVYKHASTATGGDMTFGLFLPEEAKDGPVPVLWYLSGLTCTHENAMTKAGAQAWCAEQGIAIVFPDTSPRGEGVADDDAYDLGQGAGFYVNATQQPWAPHFSMWDYVAEELPALLGENFAIDLSRQAITGHSMGGHGALTLAMNLPGRYKSVSAFAPICNPTASDWGRKQLNAYLGGDESAWAKHDATLLMREKGFDGPILIDTGTSDQFIDLLKPEALAHAVAERRQQAALRMQPGYDHSYFFVSTFMEEHVSFHADALYQT; this is encoded by the coding sequence ATGGAAACCGTTTCCGAGAACCGTGCCTTTGGCGGCACCCAAGGCGTCTACAAACACGCCAGCACCGCCACCGGCGGCGATATGACCTTCGGCCTGTTCCTGCCGGAGGAAGCCAAGGACGGCCCGGTGCCGGTGCTGTGGTACCTGTCGGGCCTCACCTGCACCCATGAAAACGCGATGACCAAGGCCGGCGCCCAGGCCTGGTGCGCCGAGCAGGGCATCGCCATCGTCTTCCCCGACACCAGCCCCCGCGGCGAAGGCGTGGCCGATGATGACGCCTACGACCTGGGCCAGGGCGCGGGCTTCTATGTGAACGCCACCCAGCAGCCCTGGGCGCCGCATTTCAGCATGTGGGACTACGTGGCCGAGGAACTGCCCGCGCTGCTGGGCGAAAACTTTGCCATCGACCTCAGCCGCCAGGCGATCACCGGCCATTCCATGGGCGGCCACGGCGCGCTGACCCTGGCGATGAACCTGCCGGGCCGCTACAAATCGGTCTCTGCCTTCGCTCCGATCTGCAACCCCACTGCCTCCGACTGGGGCCGCAAGCAGCTGAACGCCTATCTCGGCGGCGATGAATCCGCCTGGGCCAAGCACGACGCCACCCTCCTGATGCGCGAAAAAGGCTTTGACGGTCCGATCCTGATCGACACCGGCACCAGCGACCAGTTCATCGACCTCCTGAAGCCCGAGGCGCTGGCGCACGCGGTGGCCGAACGCCGCCAGCAGGCCGCCCTGCGGATGCAGCCGGGCTATGACCACAGCTATTTCTTCGTGTCGACCTTCATGGAGGAGCACGTCTCCTTCCATGCCGACGCGCTGTACCAGACCTAA
- the sthA gene encoding Si-specific NAD(P)(+) transhydrogenase — MSEDFDYDLIIIGSGPSGRAAAIQAGKLHRRVLVIDRKDRLGGVSVHTGTIPSKTLRETVLNLSGWRERSFYGRSYRVKDDILADDLKARLHKTLDHEVDVLEHQFNRNHVDTLMGLAKFIGPNEVEVATEAGETTRLTAEKFLISTGTRTYRPDYVPFNGRTVVDGDEFLEMADIPRSLVVIGAGVIGVEYATMFAALDVRVTLIEPRESFLDFIDKTLIQEFTHQIRENGVDLRLGAAVETIEDAGEHVEVILDNGRHVRAEMLLFAAGRLGATASLNLDATGLKTDHRGRLSVDRKTYQTEVPHIYAAGDVIGHPSLASTSLQQGRVAACHALDTPTLPESPWYPYGIYSVPEISTCGMSEEELQERGIPYEVGVARFRETSRGHIMGLEHGMLKMLFSLKTRRVLGVQIVGEGATELIHIAQAVLNLKGTVDYFVQNTFNYPTLAEAYKIAGLDAFNRMPIPKEFKVKKPARKAKPAPKAEAETETKPGAEKKAAE, encoded by the coding sequence ATGAGTGAAGACTTTGATTATGACCTGATCATCATCGGCTCCGGCCCCTCGGGCCGCGCCGCTGCCATTCAGGCGGGCAAGCTGCACCGCCGGGTGCTGGTGATCGATCGCAAGGACCGTCTCGGCGGGGTGTCGGTGCACACCGGCACCATCCCGTCGAAAACCCTGCGCGAAACCGTGCTGAACCTTTCCGGCTGGCGCGAACGCAGCTTTTACGGCCGCTCCTACCGGGTGAAGGATGACATCCTCGCCGATGACTTGAAGGCGCGCCTGCACAAGACACTGGACCACGAGGTTGACGTGCTGGAGCACCAGTTCAACCGCAACCATGTGGACACGCTGATGGGTCTGGCCAAATTCATCGGCCCGAACGAGGTGGAGGTCGCCACCGAAGCCGGCGAAACCACCCGGCTGACGGCAGAAAAATTCCTGATCTCCACCGGCACCCGCACCTACCGCCCGGACTATGTTCCGTTCAACGGCCGCACCGTGGTCGATGGCGATGAATTCCTCGAAATGGCGGATATTCCGCGCTCGCTGGTGGTGATCGGCGCCGGCGTGATCGGGGTGGAATATGCCACCATGTTCGCCGCCCTTGATGTCCGCGTCACCCTGATCGAGCCGCGCGAGAGCTTCCTGGATTTCATCGACAAGACCCTGATTCAGGAATTCACCCACCAGATCCGCGAAAACGGCGTCGACCTGCGGCTCGGCGCCGCGGTTGAAACCATCGAGGATGCAGGCGAGCATGTCGAGGTGATCCTCGACAACGGCCGCCATGTCCGGGCCGAAATGCTGCTGTTTGCGGCCGGGCGGCTGGGCGCCACGGCCTCGCTCAATCTTGACGCGACCGGGTTGAAGACCGACCACCGCGGCCGCCTGAGCGTCGACCGCAAGACCTACCAGACCGAGGTGCCGCACATCTATGCCGCCGGCGATGTGATCGGGCATCCGTCGCTGGCCTCGACCTCGCTGCAGCAGGGCCGGGTTGCCGCCTGCCATGCGCTCGACACCCCGACGCTGCCGGAAAGCCCCTGGTATCCCTATGGCATCTACTCGGTGCCGGAAATCTCCACCTGCGGCATGTCCGAGGAAGAGCTGCAGGAGCGCGGCATTCCTTACGAGGTCGGCGTCGCCCGCTTCCGTGAAACCTCCCGCGGCCACATCATGGGGCTGGAGCACGGCATGCTGAAAATGCTGTTCTCGCTGAAGACCCGCCGGGTGCTGGGGGTGCAGATCGTCGGTGAAGGCGCCACCGAGCTTATTCACATTGCTCAGGCGGTGCTCAACCTCAAGGGCACGGTGGATTACTTCGTGCAGAACACCTTCAACTATCCGACCCTGGCCGAGGCGTATAAAATCGCCGGTCTCGACGCCTTCAACCGGATGCCGATCCCGAAGGAGTTCAAGGTGAAGAAACCTGCCCGCAAGGCCAAACCCGCCCCCAAGGCCGAGGCCGAGACGGAGACAAAGCCCGGGGCCGAAAAGAAGGCGGCAGAGTGA
- a CDS encoding YaiI/YqxD family protein, protein MTALYIDADACPVKAEAERVATRHRLRMFVVSNGGLRPSQNPLVENVIVSEGADVADMWIAERCGPGDVVVTGDIPLAAKCIKAGARVLRHNGERFTEANIGQQLAMRDLMADLRAANPLGAGGSGKGFTKADRSRFLDALERELRAAKAGR, encoded by the coding sequence GTGACCGCGCTTTACATCGACGCCGACGCCTGCCCGGTCAAGGCGGAGGCCGAGCGGGTCGCCACCCGCCACCGCCTGCGCATGTTCGTGGTTTCCAACGGCGGGTTGCGCCCCTCGCAGAACCCGCTGGTGGAGAATGTGATCGTCTCCGAAGGCGCCGATGTGGCCGACATGTGGATCGCCGAGCGCTGCGGCCCGGGCGATGTGGTGGTGACCGGCGACATCCCGCTCGCCGCCAAATGCATCAAGGCCGGCGCCCGCGTGCTGCGCCACAACGGCGAGCGCTTCACGGAGGCCAACATCGGCCAGCAGCTGGCGATGCGCGACCTGATGGCCGATCTGCGCGCCGCCAACCCGCTGGGCGCCGGCGGCAGCGGCAAGGGCTTCACCAAGGCCGACCGCTCGCGGTTTCTGGATGCGCTGGAGCGCGAACTGCGGGCGGCCAAGGCGGGCCGGTAA
- a CDS encoding DMT family transporter, whose protein sequence is MSAEIKISVPGLFAAAGAGIAFSVIDMTFKFLSGDYPLYEVVLFRSVVAVCVMLAVILPLEGGYHLLRTHQPKLHFARCLAVLFANICFFTGLAILPLAEAVAIAFATPLIVTALSALFLGERPGPWRWGAVAIGFLGVLIIMRPGPGTFQAAALLPALGACGYATLHVLTRRAGSVESGATMAFYPMLGFLIVSALAGILFGNGRFADGGSPALDFILRAWIWPAPEDWPYLIGVGLAGSIGGYLVTQAYRMNEAALAAPFEYIAMPMSVLWGVLIFNEWPGPAVWAGSSLIIAAGLVSVWRETRRNRPVPRPRPRAEG, encoded by the coding sequence ATGAGCGCAGAGATAAAGATCAGCGTTCCCGGCCTGTTCGCAGCCGCCGGTGCAGGCATTGCCTTTTCCGTCATCGACATGACCTTCAAGTTCCTGTCGGGCGATTACCCGCTGTACGAGGTTGTCCTGTTCCGCTCGGTCGTCGCGGTCTGCGTGATGCTCGCCGTGATCCTGCCGCTGGAAGGCGGCTACCACCTGCTGCGCACCCACCAGCCGAAACTGCATTTCGCCCGCTGCCTTGCGGTGCTGTTTGCCAATATCTGCTTTTTCACCGGTCTTGCCATCCTGCCGCTGGCCGAAGCCGTGGCCATCGCGTTTGCCACCCCATTGATCGTCACCGCCCTGTCGGCGCTGTTTCTGGGCGAACGGCCGGGCCCCTGGCGCTGGGGAGCGGTCGCCATCGGCTTCCTCGGCGTGCTGATCATCATGCGCCCCGGTCCCGGCACCTTTCAGGCCGCGGCGCTGCTGCCCGCGCTCGGCGCCTGCGGCTATGCCACGCTGCATGTGCTGACCCGCCGCGCCGGCAGCGTGGAATCCGGCGCGACCATGGCGTTTTACCCGATGCTGGGCTTTCTGATTGTCAGCGCGCTGGCCGGAATCCTGTTCGGCAACGGCCGCTTTGCGGATGGCGGCAGCCCGGCGCTGGACTTCATCCTGCGCGCCTGGATCTGGCCCGCCCCCGAAGACTGGCCCTATCTGATCGGCGTCGGCCTGGCCGGCTCCATCGGCGGCTATCTGGTGACCCAGGCCTACCGCATGAACGAGGCCGCCCTTGCCGCCCCCTTCGAATATATCGCGATGCCGATGTCGGTGCTCTGGGGCGTGCTGATCTTCAACGAATGGCCCGGTCCGGCGGTCTGGGCCGGCAGCAGCCTGATCATCGCGGCCGGTCTGGTTTCGGTCTGGCGCGAGACCCGCCGCAACCGCCCCGTCCCGCGGCCCCGCCCGCGCGCAGAAGGATAA
- a CDS encoding HAD family hydrolase yields MPIDAVVFDIGRVLIEWEPERFYDSRIGPARRRQLFAEVPLHAVNLGIDRGAPFRGSVYALADAHPAWAEEIRWWHDCWLQMVPGAITHSVRLMQALQAKGIPVFALSNFGTETFETACGAYPFLRGFDHTCVSAHLKTIKPEPEIYAILERETGVAPEHLLFTDDRPENIAAARLRGWQTHLFTIPGPFAARLVQEGLLTEQEAA; encoded by the coding sequence ATGCCAATTGATGCCGTCGTCTTCGACATTGGCCGGGTGCTGATCGAATGGGAGCCTGAGCGTTTCTACGACAGCCGTATCGGCCCGGCCCGGCGCAGGCAGCTGTTTGCAGAGGTTCCGCTGCATGCCGTCAACCTCGGGATCGACCGCGGCGCGCCGTTCCGCGGCAGCGTCTATGCGCTGGCGGACGCCCACCCCGCCTGGGCCGAAGAAATCCGCTGGTGGCATGATTGCTGGCTGCAGATGGTGCCGGGCGCAATTACGCATTCAGTCCGGCTGATGCAGGCGCTGCAGGCCAAGGGCATCCCGGTCTTCGCGCTCAGCAACTTCGGCACCGAGACCTTTGAGACCGCCTGCGGGGCCTACCCTTTCCTGCGTGGCTTCGACCACACATGTGTCTCCGCACATCTGAAAACCATCAAGCCAGAGCCGGAAATCTATGCCATTCTGGAACGCGAAACGGGGGTGGCGCCGGAGCATCTGCTGTTCACCGACGACCGTCCCGAAAACATCGCGGCCGCGCGCCTGCGCGGCTGGCAGACCCATCTGTTCACCATCCCCGGCCCCTTTGCCGCACGGCTGGTGCAGGAGGGGCTGCTGACAGAACAAGAGGCCGCCTGA